From Aspergillus fumigatus Af293 chromosome 3, whole genome shotgun sequence, a single genomic window includes:
- a CDS encoding bifunctional AAA family ATPase chaperone/translocase BCS1 gives MERNGAPDTAGLPSPGDLVLRQRNDAIQAAIQQPSDGGLFSQLSSNPFFTAGFGLAGLGAGLSLAQKGVRHGAALLRRRMLVDVEISIKDDSYPWFLHWMTLYQQSQLNAARSAASRSGFMETILQKLTPGMRHLSIQTQKVEHANGAIHTHFALVPGPGRHVLRYKNAFIFVNRMRESKSQDLQTGRPWETITLTTLYSHRHIFEDLFKEAHAYAAKSHEGKTSIYNSWGTEWRLFGQPRRKRPLDSVILDEGVKERIVEDVKDFVSSAKWYHDRGIPYRRGYLLYGPPGTGKSSFIQALAGELDYDIAILNLSERGLTDDRLNHLLTIVPNRTLVLLEDVDAAFSNRRQTDTDGYRGANVTFSGLLNALDGVASAEERIIFLTTNHVERLDEALIRPGRVDMTVRLGEVTRYQVRCLWDRFYGDLDTTGFYRQAFLDRLQELGLIEDEKGFKADRSRSTSAAALQGLFLYNKGNMEGAVAMAEALTHTVHDSAEGDH, from the exons ATGGAGAGAAATGGAGCTCCGGATACTGCCGGGTTGCCCTCGCCTGGTGACCTAGTTCTGCGACAGCGGAATGATGCGATCCAAGCGGCGATTCAGCAACCCAGCGATGGCGGCCTTTTCTCTCAGCTCTCCAGTAACCCTTTCTTCACTGCG GGATTCGGTCTCGCTGGTCTTGGAGCGGGATTGAGCTTAGCTCAGAAAGGCGTTCGACATGGTGCCGCCCTGCTTCGACGTCGTATGCTCGTGGATGTCGAAATCAGTATCAAGGACGATTCTTATCCATGGTTTCTCCACTGGATGACTCTCTATCAACAATCCCAACTTAACGCCGCTCGCTCCGCAGCCAGCAGGTCTGGCTTCATGGAAACTATCCTCCAGAAACTGACACCGGGAATGCGCCACCTGTCGATACAGACGCAGAAGGTCGAACATGCCAATGGCGCTATACATACTCACTTTGCACTGGTTCCTGGACCGGGAAGGCACGTTCTACGTTACAAGAATGCCTTCATTTTCGTCAATCGGATGCGAGAGTCCAAGTCGCAGGATTTACAGACGGGACGGCCATGGGAGACGATCACATTGACAACACTCTACTCACACCGGCACATTTTCGAAGATCTGTTCAAAGAGGCACATGCATATGCAGCCAAGTCACACGAAGGCAAGACGTCTATCTATAACAGTTGGGGCACGGAATGGAGACTATTCGGACAACCGCGGAGAAAGCGCCCATTGGACTCGGTGATTCTTGACGAAGGTGTCAAGGAGCGGATTGTGGAAGATGTAAAGGACTTTGTGTCTAGCGCCAAGTGGTACCATGACCGGGGAATTCCCTACCGACGCGGCTATCTGCTCTATGGGCCACCTGGCACGGGAAAGAGCTCGTTCATCCAGGCATTAGCGGGAGAGTTGGATTATGACATTGCCATCTTGAATCTGAGTGAGCGGGGACTGACTGACGATCGATTGAATCACCTGCTCACTATTGTGCCGAACCGGACCCTCGTCCTATTGGAGGATGTGGATGCTGCTTTCTCGAATCGGCGTCAAACTGATACGGATGGGTACCGGGGCGCCAATGTGACCTTTTCCGGCCTGCTAAATGCCTTGGATGGTGTTGCAAGTGCTGAGGAGCGTATCATTTTCCTCACAACAAATCATGTCGAGCGACTGGATGAAGCCTTGATTCGGCCCGGTCGGGTTGACATGACCGTCCGCCTAGGCGAAGTCACTCGCTACCAAGTCCGCTGTCTATGGGACAGGTTCTATGGTGACCTCGACACAACCGGATTTTACAGGCAAGCATTCCTCGACCGGCTACAGGAGTTAGGCCTCATAGAAGACGAGAAAGGCTTCAAAGCCGATCGGTCTAGAAGTACAAgtgctgctgctctgcagGGCTTGTTTCTGTATAACAAGGGGAACATGGAGGGGGCAGTCGCAATGGCCGAGGCACTCACACATACAGTGCATGATTCAGCCGAGGGCGACCATTAG
- a CDS encoding chaperonin-containing T-complex subunit CCT3, giving the protein MQAPVVVMNTNAGDRQVGRKAQLSNITAAKTVADIIRSCLGPKAMLKMLLDPMGGIVLTNDGHAILREIEVSHPAAKSMIELSRTQDEEVGDGTTTVIILAGEILAQALPQLERNIHPVVIIQAFKRALADALAIVEEVSLPVDIDDDKAMYTLIQSSIGTKFVSRWSELMCSLALKAVRTVSFDAGGGKREVDIKRYARIEKIPGGQIEDSEVIDGVMINKDITHPKMRRRIENPRIILLDCPLEYKKGESQTNIEISKEDDWNRILQIEEEQVKHMCDAILALKPDVVFTEKGVSDLAQHFLMKANVTAIRRVRKTDNNRIARATGATIVNRVDDLQESDVGTRCGLFEIEKIGDEYFTFLRKCQEPKACTILLRGPSKDILNEIERNLQDAMSVARNVIFHPRLCPGGGAIEMAVSVKLSQLAKSIEGVQQWPYKAVADAMEVIPRTLAQNAGASPIRVLTRLRAKHVEGQHTWGLDGDSGNLVDMKEYGVWEPEAVKLQSIKTAVESACLLLRVDDICSGKSAQQAGGAQMPGGDD; this is encoded by the exons ATGCAGGCCCCAGTGGTGGTGATGA ACACCAATGCTGGTGACAGGCAGGTCGGCCGTAAAGCACAGCTTTCAAATATTACCGCTGCGAAGAC CGTTGCGGACATTATCCGGTCATGTCTTGGACCCAAGGCCATGTTAAAGATGCTCCTGGATCCCATGGGAGGTATCGTTCTGACGAACGATGGGCATGCTATTCTGAGAGAGATCGAGGTGTCGCACCCCGCAGCCAAGAGCATGATTGAGCTCAGTCGCACTCAGGACGAGGAAGTCGGAGACGGAACAACAACCGTCATCATCCTAG CTGGAGAAATTCTTGCCCAGGCCCTTCCTCAGCTCGAACGCAACATCCACCCCGTCGTTATCATTCAGGCTTTCAAGCGTGCTCTTGCCGACGCTCTTGCTATCGTGGAGGAAGTCTCGCTACCCGTGGATATTGACGATGACAAGGCGATGTACACGTTGATCCAATCGTCCATCGGGACCAAGTTTGTCTCCCGGTGGTCGGAGCTGATGTGCAGCCTTGCGTTGAAAGCGGTTCGGACTGTTTCTTtcgatgctggtggtggaAAGCGGGAAGTCGACATCAAACGTTATGCTCGTATTGAAAAGATTCCTGGTGGTCAGATTGAAGACAGCGAGGTTATTGACGGTGTGATGATCAACAAGGACATTACTCACCCTAAGATGCGGAGAAGGATAGAGAATCCTCGAATCATCCTGCTCGATTGCCCGCTGGAATACAAGAAGGGAGAGTCTCAGACAAACATTGAGATCAGCAAGGAGGATGACTGGAACCGCATTCTTCAGATTGAGGAGGAACAAGTGAAGCACATGTGTGATGCTATCCTGGCCCTGAAGCCCGACGTTGTTTTCACCGAAAAAGGTGTTTCAG ATCTTGCCCAGCACTTCCTGATGAAGGCCAATGTAACAGCGATTCGCCGTGTAAGAAAGACCGATAACAACCGTATTGCGAGAGCCACCGGTGCCACAATTGTCAACCGTGTCGATGACCTGCAGGAGTCCGACGTGGGAACGAGATGCGGGCTTTTCGAGATCGAAAAGATTGGTGACGAATACTTCACGTTCCTTCGGAAATGCCAGGAACCCAAGGCCTGCACGATCTTGCTGCGTGGTCCCTCCAAGGATATCTTGAACGAGATCGAACGAAACCTGCAGGATGCTATGTCCGTTGCCAGAAACGTTATCTTCCACCCGCGGCTGTGCCCTGGCGGTGGTGCGATCGAGATGGCGGTGTCGGTCAAACTGAGTCAACTGGCAAAGTCCATCGAAGGCGTCCAACAATGGCCCTACAAGGCTGTGGCGGATGCTATGGAGGTTATTCCCCGGACATTAGCACAAAACGCCGGTGCCAGCCCCATCCGTGTCCTCACACGCTTGAGAGCTAAGCATGTCGAGGGTCAGCACACCTGGGGTCTGGATGGTGACTCGGGTAACCTCGTTGATATGAAGGAGTATGGCGTCTGGGAACCCGAAGCGGTCAAACTCCAGAGCATCAAGACGGCAGTTGAG TCTGCTTGCCTTCTGCTCCGCGTTGACGACATCTGCAGTGGTAAGTCTGCCCAGCAGGCAGGTGGTGCCCAAATGCCAGGTGGAGATGATTAG
- a CDS encoding PRKRIP1 family protein, whose protein sequence is MSEPGPESIPTSADPRSKRPVKRRAVTPLSEQASQIEHLFRDPNKEIKLPEPSKQRTADSLAPPPEIVANVQGSSAGAGSGEFHVYKASRRREYERLRLMQSEIEKEKEDKAWEQKREEARRKDEEKTEKNRRRREKRNAAKKKSNNNNNKDQDAAVANKGPNRMAVEQALRRTENGQGDEEDQAMLVDGADQSIETPGVIIHED, encoded by the coding sequence ATGTCAGAGCCAGGCCCCGAGTCCATCCCTACAAGCGCAGATCCGCGCAGCAAGAGACCCGTCAAACGTCGCGCAGTCACCCCGCTCAGCGAGCAAGCATCGCAAATCGAGCATCTCTTCCGCGACCCCAATAAAGAAATTAAACTCCCCGAACCGTCGAAGCAACGAACCGCAGATTCACTTGCTCCGCCGCCAGAGATTGTTGCGAATGTCCAGGGTTCTTCGGCGGGTGCGGGCTCCGGGGAATTCCACGTCTACAAGGCGAGTCGCAGGAGGGAATACGAGCGTCTGCGCTTAATGCAGAGTGAGatcgagaaagagaaggaagataaaGCTTGGGaacaaaagagagaagaagctaggcggaaggatgaggagaaaacGGAGAAGAAtcggaggagaagagagaagaggaatgctgcgaagaagaagagcaacaatAACAATAACAAAGACCAGGATGCTGCGGTCGCCAACAAAGGGCCTAATAGGATGGCAGTTGAACAGGCATTAAGGCGTACGGAGAATGGTCAAGGagacgaggaggatcagGCGATGCTCGTGGATGGGGCTGATCAGTCTATTGAAACACCAGGGGTAATCATTCATGAGGATTGA
- a CDS encoding ubiquitin-conjugating enzyme E2, with product MSSRTASTEAPSPGNRRLDLNDLCRLKTKPSLLGIVNRTHHDIDSHQPLGDVLIVSYSSVPEKDLLEFLDTGVPPKGYVYVNFSEPSQGNSLLHEDDLELIDRALGTGEIVKRDLDDTLSGTVIGTAVTCTLQPIAYRKTDPITGEEGPLQFAEKAIKSGNSPGSIEDGSTPPLLRNVPLSELQNYEEFTEGDYIVYEQKLGVVREVERDAVVLLQNQKVVSPLDPSALEIPMTVGTDNVVSWPSNQDAMRSYPLPNGEYLWTVESEFVFPGQFTLTSSKNLDRGDWSLEMGSKSQPEGHVLATPAMNIHVEWLCPNVYGAGPPYGGSPSEVIRATMLQGTAMKCDFGKLPTEGFSEKTVRSDTWVEVGPGDRVRFRNPADARKYNHKQIPTDQSFGYDINLFRVLSTRTEVKVQWQDLSVTTEAATSLHKFNGGDDEVWPGSLVVLSESLETIRKSCCRTESHRARKVGIVQAVDSGERVASVRWYKDPDIELLHKGNMLKPGSRLGELGDIVTQVSVYELSLFPGLGKALGDLVLLVPEKVHRSVFPPTPRDPPAVTGPSLYSFLFPMNFFEMTMYLESMKLALFKSEAFKNGITIDSSPLPSRYVIHHDKYNGQSPCDFLGRIVSVDIEGNITVRQVGRTSCRDICIPLDRILMVIDDDYDMPALPIPPLDMFGLPGFSPWMSNPFISNRTYEYEGGERLDDDSNDEEWLTEDDFETDNDSDDEDGFDDGSHHVIGVEESVAPKVAEINISAEMVEDQKEKLEASKAGDQSNAAIAQSSTSPSTCPPSFLVLESDPPSDHHFISASSRGKSGLRMSRIRKEYEILETSLPPGIFVRTWESRIDILRVLIIGPQGTPYEYAPFVIDFQFPEDYPNKPPASFFHSWTNGQGKVNPNLYEDGRICLSILGTWPTKSPEESWSPVKSTALQILVSIMGLVLVKNPFYNEAGYDALAVGDNRRVESSQYTEKAFLMTRNFIKHALHHPVAGLEDVLTWNYIKSEQKDDASSRPNLLRRAIDSAVGMIDHHNNTSATDKLDEESAAAPFVSRLSLGAVVMLRKHVTDLENIESTIIANNSS from the exons ATGTCTTCTAGGACAGCGTCTACTGAGGCCCCCAGTCCGGGGAATAGGAGG CTCGACCTTAACGACCTGTGCCGTCTTAAGACAAAGCCCTCCCTGTTGGGCATTGTCAAT AGAACACATCACGAT ATCGATAGCCACCAGCCTCTGGGTGATGTTCTGATAGTCTCGTACTCTTCAGTGCCTGAAAAAGACCTGCTCGAGTTTCTAGATACTGGCGTC CCACCCAAAGGCTATGTCTATGTCAACTTTTCGGAGCCCTCGCAAGGAAACTCTCTTCTAcatgaggatgatcttgaacTTATTGATCGAGCATTAGGCACTGGCGAGATTGTAAAACGAGATCTGGATGATACTCTTAGCGGTACAGTCATTGGCACCGCCGTGACTTGTACGCTCCAGCCTATTGCATATCGGAAAACAGACCCCATAACAGGGGAGGAGGGACCACTGCAGTTTGCCGAAAAAGCCATCAAAAGTGGCAATTCTCCAGGATCCATAGAAGATGGATCGACTCCCCCTCTGCTCCGTAATGTCCCACTGTCAGAGCTTCAGAATTACGAGGAGTTCACTGAGGGTGACTACATAGTTTATGAACAAAAGTTGGGGGTTGTACGTGAGGTTGAACGCGATGCAGTCGTCCTTCTTCAAAACCAGAAAGTTGTGTCACCACTGGATCCCTCTGCTCTGGAAATTCCTATGACTGTTGGTACCGACAACGTCGTATCATGGCCAAGCAACCAGGATGCTATGAGGTCATATCCTCTGCCAAACGGCGAGTACCTGTGGACCGTGGAATCAGAGTTTGTCTTTCCTGGGCAATTTACCCTGACATCCTCGAAGAACTTGGATCGAGGAGACTGGTCTTTGGAAATGGGCTCAAAGTCACAACCAGAAGGTCATGTTCTAGCGACTCCTGCCATGAATATTCACGTGGAGTGGCTCTGCCCCAATGTCTATGGTGCAGGACCACCATATGGCGGGAGTCCCAGTGAAGTTATCCGAGCAACTATGCTGCAAGGGACCGCCATGAAGTGCGACTTCGGCAAGCTACCCACCGAGGGCTTCAGCGAAAAGACAGTCAGGTCGGACACGTGGGTTGAGGTGGGCCCGGGCGATAGGGTTCGCTTTCGCAACCCAGCTGATGCAAGGAAGTACAATCACAAGCAGATACCAACCGACCAGTCCTTTGGTTATGACATAAATCTCTTCCGCGTGTTATCCACCCGAACTGAGGTGAAGGTCCAGTGGCAGGATTTGAGTGTCACTACCGAGGCCGCTACCTCTTTGCACAAGTTCAATGGTGGTGACGATGAAGTCTGGCCTGGAAGTCTTGTTGTCTTGAGCGAAAGTCTTGAGACTATCCGCAAGTCCTGTTGCCGCACTGAGTCCCATCGCGCTCGAAAGGTTGGCATAGTACAGGCCGTGGACAGCGGAGAAAGAGTAGCATCCGTTCGCTGGTACAAAGATCCCGACATCGAGCTGCTCCATAAAGGGAACATGCTGAAACCGGGTTCCAGATTGGGTGAACTGGGTGATATTGTTACTCAAGTGTCCGTCTACGAGTTAAGCTTGTTTCCGGGGTTAGGAAAGGCATTGGGTGATCTAGTGCTCCTGGTACCGGAAAAGGTCCATCGGTCGGTCTTTCCACCGACACCTCGCGATCCGCCCGCAGTCACTGGGCCTTCCTTGTACAGCTTTCTCTTTCCGATGAACTTCTTCGAGATGACGATGTATCTTGAATCCATGAAGCTGGCACTCTTCAAGTCGGAAGCGTTCAAAAATGGAATCACGATCGATTCTTCCCCTCTACCTTCCCGCTATGTCATTCATCACGATAAGTACAACGGACAGTCCCCATGTGACTTTCTTGGTAGGATCGTCTCAGTGGATATCGAGGGCAACATCACCGTTCGACAAGTCGGTCGCACCAGCTGTCGTGATATTTGCATTCCTCTGGACAGAATACTCATGGTGATTGATGACGATTACGACATGCCCGCTTTGCCCATCCCACCCCTTGACATGTTCGGCTTACCAGGCTTCTCTCCCTGGATGTCAAATCCCTTCATATCCAATCGAACATATGAATATGAAGGTGGCGAGCGACTTGATGACGACAGCAACGATGAGGAATGGTTGACAGAAGATGACTTCGAGACGGATAACGATtccgatgatgaggatggcttTGATGACGGCTCGCACCATGTGATTGGCGTGGAGGAATCTGTGGCACCGAAAGTAGCCGAGATCAATATCAGTGCTGAAATGGTTGAGGACCAGAAAGAGAAGTTGGAGGCATCCAAAGCTGGTGATCAGTCCAATGCAGCTATCGCACAGTCATCTACTTCACCATCCACGTGCCCTCCAAGTTTCTTGGTACTGGAGAGTGATCCTCCCTCTGACCACCATTTCATATCAGCATCCTCGCGTGGAAAATCGGGGCTACGGATGAGTCGTATACGGAAGGAATATGAGATTCTCGAGACATCCCTACCTCCTGGTATTTTTGTTCGGACGTGGGAATCTAGAATAGATATCCTACGAGTCTTGATCATTGGTCCTCAGGGAACGCCATACGAGTATGCTCCGTTTGTGATTGATTTCCAATTTCCTGAAGATTATCCCAACAAGCCTCCCgcttccttcttccattcctGGACCAATGGGCAGGGGAAGGTCAATCCCAACTTGTACGAAGACGGCCGAATCTGTCTTAGCATATTGGGTACCTGGCCAACAAAGAGCCCGGAGGAAAGCTGGTCGCCCGTCAAGTCCACTGCCTTGCAGATCCTGGTCTCCATCATGGGCCTTGTGCTGGTCAAAAATCCATTCTACA ACGAGGCCGGCTATGACGCCCTTGCTGTGGGCGACAATCGTCGCGTCGAGTCCTCACAATATACAGAAAAGGCATTCTTGATGACACGGAACTTCATCAAGCACGCACTTCATCATCCAGTCGCTGGCTTAGAAGACGTTTTGACTTGGAACTATATCAAATCGGAGCAGAAAGACGATGCTTCTAGTCGGCCCAATCTACTACGCCGCGCTATTGACTCGGCCGTCGGAATGATTGACCATCACAATAACACCTCTGCTACCGACAAGCTTGACGAGGAGAGCGCAGCAGCTCCATTTGTTTCCCGTCTTAGCCTTGGAGCCGTAGTAATGCTGAGGAAGCATGTCACCGACCTAGAGAATATTGAATCGACGATCATTGCCAACAATTCTTCTTAA
- a CDS encoding PARP-type zinc finger-containing protein, with translation MGTYRLEAASTGRAGCQNKECKEEKIKIGKGELRLGTWVDTERFQSFFWRHWGCVTPKIIANLNEAVEEASGDSKDLDAIDGFEELPSEYQEKVRKALEQGHVDDEDWKGDPEMNRPGMTGFRKRAPKKKKADEEEAESASEKEEMTPKSKKRGRAQTKDEPEEKATTPKTKRVKKGSRIKQKSDTEDDVDKQQEFDEEVQPKPTVTRRGRVSKAAAEEKAPKASEKPAAKRQKKSVVDDGKEAEPVEVKPKRGRRKKST, from the exons ATGGGAACTTATCGCTTGG AGGCCGCCTCAACCGGCCGCGCGGGCTGCCAGAACAAGGAAtgcaaagaggagaagatcaaaatcGGTAAAGGCGAGCTCCGTCTCGGTACCTGGGTTGACACCGAAAGattccagagcttcttctggagacACTG GGGATGTGTTACGCCCAAGATCATCGCAAACCTCAACGAAGCAGTTGAGGAAGCGAGCGGTGACTCAAAGGATCTGGACGCCATTGACGGCTTTGAGGAGCTTCCTTCTGAGTATCAGGAAAAGGTCCGTAAGGCTCTGGAGCAGGGACATGTTGACGATGAGGATTGGAAGGGG GATCCTGAGATGAACAGGCCTGGCATGACGGGCTTTCGCAAGCGTGccccgaagaagaagaaggctgacgaggaagag GCGGAATCTGCAtccgagaaggaggaaatgACCCCTAAATCGAAGAAAAGGGGCCGTGCTCAGACGAAGGACGAGCCCGAGGAGAAAGCTACCACACCCAAGACCAAAAGAGTCAAGAAGGGCAGCCGCATCAAACAAAAGAGCGACACCGAGGACGACGTTGACAAGCAACAGGAattcgacgaggaggttCAGCCCAAGCCAACTGTTACCAGAAGAGGGCGGGTTTCCAAAGCTGCCGCTGAGGAGAAAGCGCCCAAGGCGTCTGAGAAGCCGGCTGCGAAGCGTCAGAAGAAGTCAGTGGTTGATGACGGTAAGGAGGCTGAGCCCGTTGAGGTGAAACCCAAGCGTGGTCGCAGAAAGAAGTCGACTTAG
- a CDS encoding BTB/POZ domain-containing protein, with protein sequence MISSPVTRRFHLKFISCSPLFPFLTLPRVGYCATWIWTGFSYAKLVSRQCSSSMVFSTKNHSHQKIHFLEQLPGLPTCSLHDSAASLLFIDKFVQSFPLCWFFLSLVCVLTWLSLVSFLLKLLDDNDNTMTSKRSFVSRDRVEKSFKSFRRMYKGHSKVKKQGKEGPKSQSTKAPLASPIVTLIVGRDQRCFVAHEDVLSRSPFFHSVLKDQFVGDNVDKVLGLPDEEPEILSCVLEFLYKGDYTPRLVHDKSHSSFTLEGYQDTSSINSRESSTATIFLSAINGVVLRDTAVYCAAEKYGLESLKGLALRKQGLQKGIPIDVILRSARYAYDNTPDCESRLRAHYLAMIIRARHIFKSSGTMQFDMEMGHRFYFDLFVAMCNHMDDLEGLDPQ encoded by the exons ATGATTTCGTCGCCGGTCACTCGGCGTTTCCACTTGAAGTTCATTTCCTgttctcctctctttcccttcctCACGCTCCCCAGAGTCGGCTATTGCGCTACGTGGATCTGGACTGGATTCTCGTATGCCAAGCTTGTCTCAAGACAGTGTTCTTCTAGTATGGTCTTCTCAACGAAGAACCACAGCCACCAGAAGATACACTTCTTGGAACAGCTTCCAGGACTCCCCACATGCAGCCTGCATGATTCGGCAGCGTCGCTTCTTTTTATCGACAAATTCGTCCAGTCTTTTCCATTGTGCTGGTTCTTTCTGTCGCTCGTTTGCGTTCTCACCTGGTTGTCTCTGGTCTCTTTTCTGCTGAAGTTGTtggatgataatgataacACCATGACTTCCAAGCGTTCATTCGTTTCGCGGGATCGAGTGGAAAAGTCCTTCAAGTCATTCAGGAGGATGTATAAGGGTCATTCaaaggtgaagaagcagggaAAAGAGGGCCCAAAGAGCCAATCCACAAAAGC TCCTCTTGCAAGTCCTATAGTTACATTGATTGTGGGCAGGGATCAGCGATGCTTCGTAGCTCATGAGGATGTCCTATCCCGTTCCCCGTTCTTCCATTCTGTGCTGAAGGACCAATTTGTAGGTGATAATGTGGACAAGGTTCTAGGCTTGCCCGACGA AGAGCCAGAAATCCTGTCTTGTGTCCTCGAGTTCCTGTACAAGGGCGACTATACCCCGCGCCTCGTGCATGACAAGAGTCACAGCTCATTCACACTCGAAGGTTACCAGGATACCTCTAGTATCAACAGTCGCGAATCAAGCACAGCGACAATCTTTCTTTCTGCCATCAACGGTGTAGTCCTCCGGGACACTGCTGTGTACTGTGCAGCTGAGAAATACGGCTTGGAGTCACTCAAAGGCCTTGCTCTTCGCAAGCAAGGACTTCAGAAAGGTATACCTATCGACGTAATCCTGCGATCCGCCCGGTATGCCTATGACAACACGCCGGACTGTGAGTCTCGACTGCGCGCTCATTACTTAGCGATGATCATTCGCGCCCGTCATATTTTCAAGAGCAGCGGAACCATGCAATTTGACATGGAAATGGGCCATAGATTCTACTTTGATTTGTTTGTTGCGATGTGTAACCACATGGATGATCTGGAGGGACTTGA CCCACAGTGA